Below is a window of Manduca sexta isolate Smith_Timp_Sample1 unplaced genomic scaffold, JHU_Msex_v1.0 HiC_scaffold_2059, whole genome shotgun sequence DNA.
AGATATTGTAGGCTGTTTTGCACTATCAGAACCTGGTAATGGCTCTGATGCTGGTGCAGCATCTACAGTAGCCAAGATTCAAGGAGATAAATGGGTCCTCAATGGAACAAAATGTTGGATTACCAATGGGTATGAAAGTAGAGCTTCTGTAGTGTTTGCAACCACAGACAAGAGTTTAAAGCATAAAGGAATTTCAGCATTTATTGTTCCAAAACCAACAAAAGGATTGGAGTTAGGAAAAAAAGAAGATAAATTAGGCATAAGAGGTAGCTCTACTTGTTCACTTATATTTGAAGACTGCAGAAATACCCAAAGAAAATATTCTGGGAGAGCCCGGCTTTGGATTTAAAATAGCCATGATGACTTTAGACGCAGGCAGAATTGGTATAGCATCTCAAGCCTTGGGCATTGCACAGGTAATGGTTGACCAAAAAATACCCTATCATACATAATTCATATCTTTTGATGTATAATATGCAttgaatgttataattattgatttattctgATGTCAATTATCCAAAATAATTTAGGGGACATACATATTCAGAAAACTggtttattcaaataataatgtatcAAACTATATGCTAACTATTGGTCTGTCAAAGTGAGCCTGGCTATTCCATTAAGAGgttgttttattaatgaatgtttGGATAATCAACACTTTTCTGTATTGTTGTGATTATTTTCCAGGCCTCCTAGATGTAGCAATAGAATATGCATCCAAAAGAATGGCATTTGGAAAGCCCATTATGAAGTTACAAGCCATACAAACCAAGTTGGCTAACATGGCACTCCAGTTGGAGTCGGCGCGCCTCCTGACGTGGCGTGCTGCATATTTGAAAGACCATAAACAACCCTATACCAAAGAGGCTGCTATGGCGAAACTGGCGCGTCCGAGGCAGCTACGTTCCTTTCTCACCAGTGTATAcaggtacaaaaaatatttcataggtCTTTGAGTTTGatatttcatcgaaattttATGAGTAGCCAGTTgtaattctttttgttttaaataataaatttcctaGATGTTTCCTACATGATTCCTATTCTTCAATGAAACTATGATGTATTGATTTAATGTATTGAGGCAATAATTTTAGTGcataatataacacaatttaCAATCTATTGCAGATCCTTGGAGGCATGGGTTACATTATCAGATATGCCAGCAGAAAGGCACTACCGTGATGCTCGTATTACAGAGATATACGAAGGCACTTCCGAAATACAAAGGCTGGTCATTGCAGGCCAGCTAATCAAAAATACGGTCTAAACTGAGATAGTTATGTATTTGAAATCTAAGATcgaaaattgataatatttttttttttcttaagtcTGAGTTGTAGTAACCTTAAGATTTCGTAAAGTATTCGATCTAGATTATAAGTATTctgaaataatatgaatagctaaattttataaactaaagaAATCACTGATGTCAAGTCAATTTGTACATTTAAGAAGTTTGCATACTTTATATTTCGAATGAAAAAGATCTGTAAACCTTACAACTTGTAAACAAAGGATacctttgtttaaattatttaaccaaGTCACTGAATTGATACAATGTCAtttttctgaatatttttttgaaaatattgtgttcAATGCTCAGGTTCAATGTATGCATTCTTATTTGGCAACTGTAACATTCAATACCTCATTTAGACTATTGACGAAAAACGTattgaaaaaagtaaaaaaaaaacgtgtttGGGTACTATATTTAAGACATATCTTAGTTTACACCGTCGAAACTTTTTTGTATGAATCCATATGCTCAAGTGTTCTTATATTAAAACTGACCAATTACCAAGTTTACACATGGCATGTTATGCAGCTAACTTTATGCTTTACTCTTCAATCCTTATTCAATCCATGATGTACATAAGcaagaacaaaaatattcttataccGTTCAGTGCCAAATAAATTAGTCTATAAGCtgattttttgaacattttgctataaatatttatacacacattttagatgaattttatatattgtataattattttaggaaaatatataatgtctTAAATAGTATAAAGCttagactagcaagttttcCAGCAATTTACTATGAAAGAACTTTGAGATGCGTTTATACTAGCGGCAATAATTCTATGGAGACTATTTGCCGTAAGCCCTGTTACTTTCAAAATTTGTAGAAATCGCCGTCACTATTTACGACGCGAAAACAGCTTGCGGAAAATAACTTCTGCAGGTTTTGCTAGTATAAATCCCActttggaaataataaaattgaaatatttatcatgTTTTCTTTTAATCCTTGTTCAACAATACCCTAACAtgctgtttgttttttttattattatcaatgatttttatattaattacaagtatgaaagtaaataaaacaaacatattataaatcaaagtttattaatttttatttacagatacTGTTAATGTTCTtttgaatacataataaataatgacagGCAACAGTGAATTGCTGCTCTAtcattctttataattataatttttttatgcacCAACATAATTAACTATGAATAATAAGTCTTTATGAATCAATCTCAATATGAACAAATGCATTGTTGTAGAAGGTTTAAACTCAAATAACTGTGACATTAATTCCTATAATTAACACCAATAAGTAAGTAGCCAAGGAGTACAAAGTTGTATACTGCCGAggttaagtaaaaaatacatcaaGAGTGGTATATAAATGCTTTTCTTTGACATTTTCATTGTCCAGGCCCTGACAGAGACTTGTCCATGAATTTCCTTTTGGCAAAGCATAACCACCACTTGCTAGGTTTCCCATCCTCAGTTGTAAATACctgaacaaaaaatgtatagtttataataatgtgGCAAAAAACATCTCTATGGTCAATTACCAAGGTTGTACTCTAAGAACcctctgttaaaaataaaatattgctatttaaaatattgactacAGCACTAAACCAATGAACTATCCACGGATGCAGCTGCCACACATGTAGGGTTTGTCCCACACTAGCATTAAATTGCATGTGACACAAATGAGTGACCCACACAACACTCCAGTTGTGTGCTATGTGCACACTCATTATAAACACAATGCCACAATCAATGTGTTAAACTAATGTATAGTAaactttaatttgaaataaatatctatttgcaGCCTGcacaatacaattaatttaaatactatcttttattttcattcacagACCTTTTCACATACTCTGCCACCAGTTTCATGTCTCAATTGTTGCAAGTACTGTCTCATCAAATCTgtaacagtaataatataacatactatAATCAAAAACGGAATAATAATgtgattgaataaaaaattctaGTTTCAATCTTATAAATAGCTTAAGCTTATACATGTTATAATAATGAAGGTATAGATTGGAACTACAACAAATTGATACAGACATATGTTTAGAGCTATATATTGGCAATGAGTTAAACAAAACATCAAGCCAATGATTCAAATATCAAGGCaattactaaatttaaaataaataaacatttttctataGCACACCTGCTTCCTGAGAACTAGAAGGCTTGGCATACACAGAATTGAGTGGAAATCCTGGCTCCCGGGAATGTCAAACTTAGAGATGGCCAACATGTACATTTCCTGTTGGCCCTGATTCTTGTTGGAACATTTCTGAAGTTTCTTCAAGCACTCAGAAATATATAATGTCAGATATATGAGGACTCTATCGGCATCAGACTGAAATAGTATTGAgtgcatattatatataaaagtatatagaTGCATCTACTTTCTGACTGTTATTTTCCTTagtaaaataatagataaatatttaccttGATTTCATAGAACCTACACAAAACATtagctttaaaataattgaGCGCCTCATCGATAATATCCAGTTCAATCTTAGGGCTGAGCGGAGCCGGGCCCCGGAACGTAGTACGAATAGGTAACAGCGCTAGATTACCCACCGACTGGGTGTAGTCCGTTAACGTTGAGTGATACgcctaaaaattataatattatactagttaCAATTCCTAAAGTTCTTTGTTTTAAGCATGAATATAGTTATAACGCATAAATATAAGGAAACTTACAggcatgttatattttatcactttCCTGAAACTGTTATCTTCTTGTTGTCTATTTCACTTTATTTCCTTCGTAAATATTCTGAAAAGTATTACAACTTAGCTATAAACTgcagtacatttatttattattgattttatatgagAATTTACTTGATACTACCTATACTTTAAATACTAAATTGAAATGAATCACTCCGTTAGTACTCGAACGATCCACTTTTGTAATTTGTCAAAATGACATTTTTGACAAGGGACGACGAGTCATAGACTAGcggtttaaagaaaataaaaatatctttttggtACTGCGTAAAGGAAGTAAGAACAAGCAGCTAATTTTGTCCATGTATTCTgtagaaaataacaataaggAAGGATAATCCTAAATCCATAAAAATCCTAACATCTGTCTCATAACTCTGAATTTACCTTTCATAACTCTTGTATTATTAAATCAGcttattattagattattatagtatggtaactaataataatgtacattCGATTCGGCTTCCTATAAACTATAAAAGTGAAAAAATTATCAATGTTTTGGTTTCATGTTCTGACGTTTATTGTTACATTCCTTTTGTGCACGTGTGCTTGTAAATGTTGTAAACATTTACTATACATAGAAATagcagaataataaaaatgactgATGAAACGCAGAGTAAAGTCTTATCAATTGTAGCAAACATTGTAAATAGCAGGGAAAACAAGGATGTTACAGAAAATAGGGAAACACAAGGTAACGAAACATCAAAGTCCCAGAAGAAAAATAAGACAGATTCTACTATAAAAGGTCGTCCTAAATCGGAAAGTTCTGGAAATCTAGCAGAGAACGGTAAGtggttaattaatttgtcttaTCACGAATTTTGTAACATTGTGTgaaattatgtaaacaaaaaataacctaaaattgTTTGATAGTTTTTAAAACGAGTTAAGAgcttattttgtaatttaagtcacTGTATTGGATTTCACAACTATAGTTGCTTTTATCtaactttaaaactattttctaagattttcatcaataaataaaacaaaaggccTCAAACAAGATTTCGAAAAGAAAACAGCCTTGCGCTTAGAACTCAAAAGAACAAAAGAATTATCAAGGCAAGTTATGGAGCAATTGAAAGAGAAAGAAGTAAAACGTAAAGAACGAAGACGAGAAAATCTGAAGAAGGCTGAAGAAAATAGACGTAAAGCAGAAGTTGTTCAAGTTATAACAAATACAGCAAAACTAAAGCGCATGAGGAAAAAACAACTGAGATTTATCGAAAAGAGGGATACTAACAAAGAAATtgaatctaataaataaatcatttgataaattttgcagttttttgTAAAGTTCATCAAAACTACTACCTTCCTGCATCTGCTTCATCCTtgtgaaagtaaaataaatagaactaAATAAAGAAGTCTTTTACAATTGTTAATGgtaatagaaaactaaaaatgATATGTATGGGAATAATATATGCTATCAATAAGTCTGTCTTTAGGATATGTTATTCTCATACATGATGTTAgtgtaaataattgtaaaaacatCTTGGCTATGGCCTCTAGTAGTCCAACTGTCCACTTTctcagataaaaattaaaacacacttACACCTTTATCCCCAATGGGGTAGGCAGACATGCCACAGCTCTCAAATTTTACCATGTGTGATTTGTCTCATGTGATTGGGGGTCTAAAACTGGATTGTTCTATTACAGAAATACCAAGCAGATAAAATCCCCTAACCTGATTCAAACCCTTAACCTCATGGTGGTACAAAAGTACCATACATTCTTTTCATACTATTGGGATTGgctatattttatgcaaatctattttataaattacgtgTTACTTTTATGAACATATATTGTCACAACAATtgctaattaaaatgatgtcaaTAATATGCTTGCAGGTTGTTTAAAGAcaacattgtataataataatctactcAATTTTTATGTGACATCATTTGTATTCTTCTTTCAGTAGGAAGGCTTGCTAATAAGTATATCTCATGTAATGATTTTGTCAAACAGCAAAGTGGACTGGAAGGTGTTTGGAAAAGAAAACTGTAATAAGTTccatctaatatttttattaagtattcttAGTAACATGTTTCTGcagatacatataaaaatattaaatgcattttCCCAGTTTTTGATAGGTAATGAATTTGTgtgaacattaattatttacaataatattctcGACATGGTGATGGTCTGACGCACTGGAACATCAatcttaaatatctttaatgtaTGTACATCAATGGAAAAGAGTTCTGtgactatttatataaatatctataaaatacacaaaaactaTTTCTTGAATACACTTTACAACTTCCCtgagaaaacaataattatcattagaaagtaCAACAAGCGAATCATAACTGAAAACATGTGTTACTTTTGCCAAATAAGCCTCAATAAAATCACATCActtttgtcataaaaatactGTTCCATGTTACTCAAACGCGTTAACTTATCAGTTATAaccttttagtaaaaaattatctattcaaaagtaaatacaaaaattgaattgttaaaaaagtacttaaaaaataaaaaatcacacataCATACCAAGTATACTCCTTATGATGTAGAATGTTAACATCTTCCATTAAattcaatcaaataatttacaacaaCAATAcagttgttataataataacaacaatagTAGCTTATAACCTATATATTTAGACTAACAGTTTGTCTATAATACTCCATTCAACACATAGAAATAATCTTCATTGAAAACATCAGTCTAAGGCAGTGACAACAAAGTTTTCATCACATTGAAACATATTCATGAACAGGCTAACGAAACATTCACATACACAAGTGAGATTCATAAAGATCTTAGTCTACTTGTTTGTTCATTTTGTGGGGATAtagtgtaaaaaattaaaacgagtAGTGGCGCCCTCTCGGGTTAATGTTTTGagacttacaaaaataataagttcatGCCTGAACAGTTACAATTAAAAACGACGTAAGTAGTCATCCGAGAGGACAATCTAAAGTatgacaaatacaaaagtagaaaaagtttgtaaaaaatcatcaaaagcGTTTGCTGAGTATTTTACATGTAGTAATTATACTActgtcataattattaatgttaaaaggAAACAATGTGCACTGGTCCTGTATCTAGCGCGGCACACGGCCGGAGCGGCCCGCCCTGTGCGCTGTGACGCGCCCGTGCTGCGGATATTCTTCACTTACATTTCGTTATACTGAGAATTAACAGTATTATAAGTCCTAGAAATAATGTGCATGTGTCTACAATATACAAACAATGTGGTTAAACAAACATTcagacatttataatatcatcttATTTCGTATTTTCAGACACGATAGATCAACTTTGGCAGAATGGTTAAAATTCATtaccaaaataaatgtactattCCTTACATCTACTATCTCTCAAATGCGCTGAGTATAAAaatgatgaaaaataatataaattcgtgACATAAAATTCAACATGGAGAAGTGTAAACAGTCAGTTGCAATACTGTACATTCTCAGTACTTTGACGCAATGTACAAGTTACCCTGTGATGTAACATTCCGTTTATGTATTTGTAAAGGAAACAAAAGCGTATCATCTAACCTAAAACATACATCTTATGTCTTTAAGATTATAACGTAAACACATCAATTCACATATCCCGCCGAATGCACAAGTACAGTTAGTTACGCGCCCGTTAATTATCTCGCAACACTATAAATGATACACGGTAAAATTCTCAAACGCACTGGTGGCAAGGATTTAACAGCACTGCACTTTTTAAGCAAACCAGTTGGAGTAAGATTTCATAGAGTTCTCTTTGGATTTTCCAGGTGTATTTATTTCAGCATAGGTTGTCTGCGAGTGTGTGTATGGAGCACGTGTGTAACTGTACACTGCGTGGTGGTGATGCGTTCAGCCGGCggggcgggggcgggggcggTGCGCATGCGCAGCGGCAGGGGACGCAGCCAAGCGCAGTCACACGTCGAAGTCGGCACTGTTCTTGCCGTTCGGCGCGATGAACGGCTCGCTCCACATCCTTCTGAGATCACCCTGTATACAAAAATTACCTTTGTAGTAGAGCAATTGTGGTTTTTACATTAGAATTTACTGCTTGGTCtgcagaaaatattttctataatcaaCTTGCTAGTGTGAATTATTTAAGGTGAGGTTAAATTTTAGTATGATTATCATTTTGTGTGTCTTTTATTCTCACACAATTGGTacaaattaaaacctttttataggataatattttcaatattcacCTTGATCAAAGTCCTTTGAAAGACAACTCTATTAACTGTCATCACCTTCAGGTTGATCATTGCCATCGAATCCGATATTTCCAGTATTTATGGTATAAGTTACGTCGGTACCTTGACGTATGCCATGGTGAGGAGCGGCAGCAGCGTGAAGGGCACGAGGTAGAGCAGCGCGGGCTGCGCCGCCTTGAACACCTCCGCCGACACCGTCGCCGTCAGCAGCCCCAAGAAGTAGCCCAAAAGCGAGCAGTGGAAGTACGTCAACCGGGAGCTCTgacaattacaaatttaatgtatttaatctaATTTgtaactaatgttataaatgcgaaagtttatgtaagtatttgaatatttgttagaagtaaacgcagaagcgactgaacagatttggttgaaatttaacacacaaatagaccatgtcctgaatcAACACATATACTTTTATCACCGTAATTGCGCCAACGCAAATTATCGGATTTTCAAATCGGATTCTTTAAATAATAGGTGCTCTTTAAATAAGTGGCGATGTACAGATGACGTTATGTATCGCTAATGTATTCCGGATtcttgtagcgggaaaggcttagTAACgggggcgaagccgcgagcaaaaccaagttatatataacattaa
It encodes the following:
- the LOC119191879 gene encoding LOW QUALITY PROTEIN: short-chain specific acyl-CoA dehydrogenase, mitochondrial-like (The sequence of the model RefSeq protein was modified relative to this genomic sequence to represent the inferred CDS: inserted 1 base in 1 codon; deleted 2 bases in 2 codons), whose amino-acid sequence is IVGCFALSEPGNGSDAGAASTVAKIQGDKWVLNGTKCWITNGYESRASVVFATTDKSLKHKGISAFIVPKPTKGLELGKKEDKLGIRGSSTCSLIFEDCRIPKENILGEPGFGFKIAMMTLDAGRIGIASQALGIAQVMLDVAIEYASKRMAFGKPIMKLQAIQTKLANMALQLESARLLTWRAAYLKDHKQPYTKEAAMAKLXASEAATFLSHQCIQILGGMGYISDMPAERHYRDARITEIYEGTSEIQRLVIAGQLIKNTV
- the LOC119191880 gene encoding LOW QUALITY PROTEIN: coiled-coil domain-containing protein 86-like (The sequence of the model RefSeq protein was modified relative to this genomic sequence to represent the inferred CDS: inserted 1 base in 1 codon) translates to MTDETQSKVLSIVANIVNSRENKDVTENRETQGNETSKSQKKNKTDSTIKGRPKXGKFWKSSRERFSSINKTKGLKQDFEKKTALRLELKRTKELSRQVMEQLKEKEVKRKERRRENLKKAEENRRKAEVVQVITNTAKLKRMRKKQLRFIEKRDTNKEIESNK